The following are encoded together in the Candidatus Omnitrophota bacterium genome:
- the gcvT gene encoding glycine cleavage system aminomethyltransferase GcvT, producing MLSHVDTPLKQTPLYSAHIDLGAKVVPFAGWQMPVSYPSGILSECQQTRTLASLFDTCHMGEFLVEGDCFQSGLDALVTASINDMPVKTCRYAVTLNDNGGIIDDLIVYRLAPDQWMIVVNAGNIDKDEKHFLSHLKSEKSFKNISPETGKLDIQGPLAREILKDMVKGIEKLNYYSFDHFDVLGERCIVSRTGYTGELGFEIYFPRHKINILWERLLENKNIKPAGLGARDILRVEMGYSLYGQDLDDAILPLEAGLDKFVDLSKDFCGKDGLLKEKQSGIRRKMIYFCSESRRAPRHHHKIFQEDGREIGFVTSGTFSPFLQKGIGFALIDRAIDLKGQPIFFGDEKNKIAAQLAGRPFYKKGTLKI from the coding sequence ATGTTGTCGCACGTTGATACGCCGCTAAAACAAACGCCTCTTTATTCCGCACATATTGATCTTGGCGCAAAAGTTGTTCCGTTCGCCGGATGGCAAATGCCTGTTTCGTATCCTTCTGGGATCTTATCTGAATGCCAACAAACCAGGACCTTGGCCAGCCTTTTCGATACTTGCCATATGGGCGAATTTCTAGTGGAAGGCGACTGTTTTCAAAGCGGTTTGGATGCTTTGGTAACTGCCAGTATCAACGATATGCCGGTTAAAACCTGCCGCTATGCGGTAACGCTTAATGACAACGGCGGTATTATTGATGACCTGATCGTTTATCGGCTTGCGCCAGACCAATGGATGATCGTTGTCAACGCCGGCAATATTGATAAAGATGAAAAACATTTCTTGAGCCATCTAAAGAGTGAGAAATCTTTTAAAAATATTTCTCCCGAAACCGGAAAGCTCGATATTCAAGGACCCTTAGCCCGAGAGATCTTAAAAGATATGGTGAAGGGAATTGAAAAGCTTAATTATTATTCGTTTGATCATTTTGACGTTTTAGGAGAACGCTGCATTGTCAGTCGAACGGGCTATACGGGCGAATTAGGGTTTGAAATTTATTTTCCCCGGCATAAAATTAATATTCTCTGGGAGCGGCTTTTAGAAAATAAAAATATTAAACCCGCGGGTTTAGGCGCTCGCGATATCCTAAGAGTAGAGATGGGCTATAGCCTTTACGGGCAAGATCTCGATGACGCTATTTTGCCTTTAGAAGCAGGATTAGATAAATTTGTGGATCTCAGTAAAGATTTCTGCGGTAAAGACGGCCTTTTGAAAGAAAAACAGTCCGGAATAAGAAGAAAAATGATCTATTTTTGCTCGGAAAGCCGTCGGGCGCCGCGCCATCATCATAAAATATTCCAAGAAGATGGTCGGGAAATCGGTTTTGTGACCAGCGGAACTTTTTCTCCGTTCTTGCAAAAAGGAATTGGTTTCGCTTTGATCGATCGCGCTATTGACCTCAAAGGACAACCAATATTTTTCGGCGATGAAAAAAACAAAATTGCCGCTCAGTTGGCAGGAAGGCCATTTTATAAAAAAGGAACGTTAAAAATTTAA
- the gcvH gene encoding glycine cleavage system protein GcvH, with the protein MKHYFYTKEHEWINIDGETAYVGITEYAQSALGDITFVELPKVDSEVEQFERLAAVESVKAASDIFSPMSGKVIEVNTALDSKPELINKSCFENGWIAKIELADEEEKSNLMTAAEYEKFLEGLEE; encoded by the coding sequence ATGAAGCATTATTTTTATACCAAGGAACATGAGTGGATCAATATTGACGGTGAAACAGCATATGTCGGGATCACCGAATACGCTCAGTCGGCTTTAGGTGATATTACTTTTGTTGAATTGCCTAAAGTGGATAGCGAGGTAGAACAATTTGAGCGTTTGGCGGCGGTTGAATCCGTTAAAGCGGCCAGTGATATTTTTTCGCCGATGTCAGGCAAGGTTATTGAAGTAAACACTGCTCTTGATTCAAAGCCGGAGTTGATCAATAAATCTTGTTTTGAGAATGGGTGGATCGCAAAAATTGAATTAGCGGATGAGGAAGAAAAATCCAATCTTATGACGGCTGCTGAATACGAAAAATTCTTAGAAGGCCTAGAAGAGTGA
- the gcvPA gene encoding aminomethyl-transferring glycine dehydrogenase subunit GcvPA: MNPYIANTDEEVKLMLEAVGVKSIDGLFADIKPHHRPKSFNIPQGKSEFEVLEYINHLAKKNADDLTLFIGGGYYDHYTPAAISALISRGEFYTAYTPYQPECSQGTLQALYEYQSCICALTEMEVSNASLYDGGTALYEAMMMALRVTGRNKVIVDGGVSPIYRKIIKTYTSNLNIEFKETPVVHGQSDRSEITKLLDDKTAAVILQNPNFFGAIDDHSDIAQKAHTCGALVIESVYPVSLGILKTPGEMGVDIVTGEGQSLGLSLNFGGPYLGFMATRREFVRKMPGRIVGQTVDSKGRRCFVNTLQAREQHIRREKAMSNICTNVALCATQSLMFMSLLGKQGLKELAQLNLDKAEFARQVIGKIKGVEVKKSSPTFNEFCVFLPQDASKVVAAMIKKGFAAGFPLGRYYPGMENYLLVAVTEKRTKEEIEKFAQNLKDVLWN; the protein is encoded by the coding sequence GTGAACCCCTATATTGCCAATACCGACGAAGAAGTAAAATTGATGCTTGAAGCCGTTGGCGTTAAGTCTATCGACGGACTTTTTGCGGACATCAAGCCTCATCACCGTCCTAAGTCGTTCAATATTCCCCAGGGAAAATCCGAATTTGAAGTTCTGGAATATATCAATCATTTAGCCAAGAAAAATGCGGACGACCTTACGCTTTTTATCGGCGGTGGTTATTACGATCATTACACGCCAGCGGCAATTAGCGCTCTTATTTCCCGAGGAGAATTTTATACAGCCTATACGCCCTATCAGCCGGAATGTTCGCAAGGGACACTGCAGGCCCTTTATGAATATCAAAGTTGCATTTGCGCCTTAACGGAGATGGAAGTCTCCAATGCTTCTTTGTACGACGGAGGAACGGCTCTTTATGAAGCCATGATGATGGCTTTGCGTGTGACCGGACGAAATAAAGTGATCGTAGATGGCGGGGTTAGCCCAATTTATCGGAAGATCATCAAAACCTACACTAGCAATTTAAATATTGAATTTAAAGAAACGCCTGTTGTCCACGGACAAAGCGACCGCAGTGAAATAACAAAACTTTTAGATGATAAAACCGCGGCAGTTATTTTACAGAATCCGAATTTCTTTGGCGCCATTGATGATCATTCGGATATTGCGCAAAAAGCGCACACGTGCGGGGCGCTGGTGATCGAAAGCGTTTATCCGGTTTCTCTTGGTATCCTTAAAACACCCGGAGAGATGGGTGTGGATATCGTAACCGGAGAAGGGCAAAGCTTAGGATTGTCGCTTAATTTTGGCGGGCCTTATTTGGGATTTATGGCAACGCGTCGGGAATTTGTCCGAAAGATGCCGGGACGAATTGTTGGCCAGACGGTCGATTCGAAAGGCCGGCGTTGTTTTGTCAATACTTTACAAGCCAGAGAACAGCATATCCGACGGGAAAAAGCCATGTCAAACATCTGCACCAATGTGGCTTTGTGCGCGACTCAGTCATTGATGTTCATGTCGCTTTTAGGAAAACAAGGATTAAAGGAATTGGCTCAGCTTAATTTAGACAAAGCCGAGTTTGCCCGCCAGGTGATCGGAAAGATCAAAGGCGTTGAAGTCAAAAAAAGTTCCCCGACATTTAATGAGTTTTGCGTTTTTTTACCCCAAGATGCTTCTAAAGTTGTGGCGGCTATGATTAAAAAGGGGTTTGCGGCCGGTTTTCCATTGGGCCGTTATTATCCGGGCATGGAAAACTATTTATTAGTGGCGGTCACCGAAAAACGCACCAAAGAGGAAATTGAGAAATTCGCGCAAAATTTAAAGGATGTCCTATGGAATTGA
- the gcvPB gene encoding aminomethyl-transferring glycine dehydrogenase subunit GcvPB, translated as MELIFEKSVTGHRGFRVSNSDVGVQAHLPAQYLRVKDSQLPEVTELDCVRHFTLLSQLNFSVDTQFYPLGSCTMKYNPKFTEKAASLSGFANLHPLLPQLKGGELFTQGALEVLYEMDILLSEITGMDDFTMQPLAGAHGELTGVMLMAAYHRAKGNKKKYIIIPDSAHGTNPASAAIAGYEIISIPSDKNGLMDIVKLKEKLNADVAGVMLTCPDTLGIFNPDIDKITKMVHDVDGLVYYDGANLNPILGRCRPGDVGFDIMHINLHKTFSTPHGGGGPGSGPVGVKKKISAFLPISRVVKRDDGAFALDYDFPDSIGYIASFYGNFGLILRAFAYILMLGKEGLLETANHAVLNANYIRSKLKQYYHLPFDRICMHECVFSALRQAEKGVHAIDIAKFLIDKGIHPPTVYFPLIVKEAVMIEPTETESKKTMDHFIATMIEAAQLVEKDPDMFHSLPLTTPVSRPDEVKAAKDIDCNFFFKGRPGQ; from the coding sequence ATGGAATTGATTTTTGAAAAAAGCGTGACGGGTCACAGAGGATTTAGAGTTTCCAATTCCGATGTTGGAGTGCAGGCCCATTTGCCGGCACAATATTTGCGCGTGAAAGATTCCCAGCTTCCAGAAGTGACTGAACTTGATTGCGTAAGGCACTTTACGCTGCTATCCCAGCTTAATTTTTCCGTCGATACGCAGTTTTATCCTTTGGGCTCATGCACTATGAAATATAATCCAAAGTTTACGGAAAAAGCGGCCAGTCTTTCCGGATTTGCCAATTTGCATCCGCTTTTACCGCAGTTAAAGGGCGGTGAATTATTTACTCAGGGTGCTTTAGAAGTTTTGTATGAAATGGATATATTATTAAGCGAAATCACCGGCATGGATGATTTTACTATGCAGCCGCTCGCCGGAGCGCACGGAGAATTGACCGGAGTTATGTTGATGGCGGCGTATCATCGTGCCAAAGGCAATAAGAAAAAATACATTATTATTCCTGATTCCGCGCACGGAACTAATCCGGCATCCGCCGCGATCGCCGGTTATGAGATCATTTCCATTCCATCCGATAAAAACGGGCTGATGGATATTGTGAAGCTCAAAGAAAAGTTAAATGCGGATGTGGCCGGTGTGATGTTGACGTGCCCTGACACTTTAGGTATTTTTAATCCGGATATCGATAAGATCACCAAAATGGTTCACGATGTGGATGGATTAGTTTACTATGACGGAGCTAATCTCAATCCGATCTTAGGGCGGTGCCGTCCGGGCGATGTCGGATTTGATATCATGCATATTAATTTGCATAAAACATTCAGCACGCCTCATGGTGGCGGCGGCCCCGGATCCGGCCCTGTTGGCGTTAAAAAGAAGATTTCCGCATTTTTACCTATTTCGCGCGTTGTCAAAAGAGACGACGGTGCGTTCGCGCTTGATTACGACTTTCCTGATTCCATCGGATATATCGCATCTTTTTACGGAAATTTTGGGCTTATCTTAAGAGCGTTCGCGTATATCTTGATGCTTGGCAAAGAAGGCCTTTTAGAGACAGCCAATCACGCGGTTTTAAACGCGAATTATATTCGAAGCAAGTTAAAACAATATTATCATCTTCCTTTTGACCGCATCTGTATGCACGAATGCGTTTTTTCGGCTTTGCGGCAGGCTGAAAAAGGCGTGCATGCTATTGATATCGCGAAATTTTTGATCGATAAAGGCATCCACCCTCCGACAGTTTATTTTCCTCTCATTGTCAAGGAAGCGGTTATGATCGAACCGACCGAAACAGAATCAAAGAAAACCATGGATCATTTTATTGCCACAATGATCGAAGCAGCTCAGCTGGTTGAAAAAGATCCGGACATGTTCCACTCGCTTCCGCTGACAACGCCTGTGAGCCGCCCCGACGAGGTTAAAGCGGCGAAAGACATTGATTGTAATTTCTTTTTTAAGGGAAGACCCGGGCAATAA